A single region of the Winslowiella toletana genome encodes:
- the treR gene encoding trehalose operon repressor TreR codes for MQSSQPRLTIKDIARLSGVGKSTVSRVLNNEGKVSQQTRERVEAVIREQGFIPSKSAQAMRGQSDKIIGIIVSRLDSPSENQAVRAILPLLYEQGYDSILMESLLNAELVTEHLRVLHQRNVDGVILFGFTGLHSEMLLEWQSKMVVMVREYAGLSSVCFDDAGAVSLLMKRLHQQGHQQISYIGVDEKDETTGRLRHQAYRDACQHYNLTPHAALGDLSYQSGFNLAAQVIKPDTSALICASDTIALGAIKYVQQHPQTRLKICSIGHTPLLSFLFPDTVSVDLGFSDAGQAAAQQLVGLLNGQCEIRQLTVRCQLD; via the coding sequence ATGCAATCATCTCAACCGCGTCTTACCATTAAAGATATCGCTCGTCTTAGCGGCGTCGGTAAATCTACCGTCTCCCGCGTGCTGAATAATGAAGGCAAGGTGAGCCAGCAAACCCGCGAGCGGGTAGAGGCGGTGATCCGCGAACAGGGTTTTATTCCGTCGAAATCTGCGCAGGCGATGCGCGGGCAGAGCGATAAAATCATCGGCATTATTGTTTCCCGTCTTGATTCCCCTTCGGAAAATCAGGCGGTACGGGCAATATTGCCGCTGCTGTATGAGCAGGGCTACGATTCCATTCTGATGGAGAGCTTATTAAACGCCGAGCTGGTAACGGAGCATTTGCGCGTGCTGCATCAGCGTAATGTCGATGGAGTCATTCTGTTTGGCTTTACCGGGCTGCACAGTGAGATGCTGCTGGAATGGCAAAGTAAAATGGTGGTGATGGTGCGTGAATACGCCGGATTATCCTCGGTATGCTTTGACGATGCCGGCGCGGTCAGCTTGCTGATGAAGCGATTGCACCAGCAGGGCCATCAGCAAATCAGCTATATTGGCGTGGACGAAAAAGACGAAACCACCGGACGTCTGCGCCATCAGGCATACCGCGATGCCTGCCAGCACTATAATCTGACGCCGCATGCGGCGCTGGGCGATCTCAGCTATCAGAGTGGCTTCAACCTGGCGGCGCAGGTGATTAAACCCGACACCAGCGCGCTGATTTGTGCCTCGGATACCATTGCGCTGGGGGCGATCAAATACGTGCAGCAGCATCCGCAGACGCGGTTAAAAATTTGCAGCATTGGTCATACTCCGCTGCTGAGCTTTCTGTTTCCCGATACCGTGTCGGTGGATTTAGGCTTCAGCGATGCCGGACAGGCAGCGGCGCAACAGCTGGTTGGATTGCTGAACGGGCAGTGCGAAATTCGCCAGCTGACGGTTCGCTGTCAACTTGATTGA
- a CDS encoding AcrZ family multidrug efflux pump-associated protein, whose protein sequence is MFELLKSLAFAVIMVPVVMALILGAIYGLGEVFNIISKIGHRDDQPAKNRQ, encoded by the coding sequence ATGTTTGAATTATTAAAAAGTCTGGCATTCGCTGTCATCATGGTGCCGGTAGTGATGGCTCTTATCCTCGGTGCGATTTATGGCCTGGGTGAAGTGTTTAACATCATCTCCAAAATTGGCCATCGTGACGACCAGCCAGCTAAAAACCGCCAGTAA
- the modA gene encoding molybdate ABC transporter substrate-binding protein yields MSVKLSRWFTGAAITLSLAGHAVAADNTITVFAAASLTNALEDIATQYQQGKPVKIVSSFASSSTLARQIEQGAPADLFISADQQWMDYAIDKHSVDKQTRYTLLGNELVLIAPTASQPQPVDISKTTDWKSLLKGQRLAVGDPDHVPAGIYAKEALQNLGAWETLSPVMARANNVRAALALVERDETPYGIVYGSDAVASKKVKVVGIFPADSHKPVEYPMAIVSQHPSAAVSAFFQYLKSPEAAVIFKRYGFAPRT; encoded by the coding sequence ATGTCTGTTAAATTGAGCCGCTGGTTTACCGGCGCCGCGATAACGTTATCGCTGGCGGGCCACGCGGTGGCGGCTGACAATACCATTACCGTTTTTGCTGCGGCTTCGCTAACTAATGCGCTTGAGGATATTGCCACGCAGTATCAGCAGGGAAAGCCGGTTAAAATCGTCTCATCATTCGCCTCATCTTCGACGCTGGCGCGCCAGATTGAGCAGGGCGCGCCAGCGGATCTGTTTATCTCTGCCGACCAACAGTGGATGGACTATGCCATCGATAAACACAGCGTTGATAAGCAGACGCGTTACACGCTGCTGGGCAATGAACTGGTACTGATTGCCCCGACGGCCAGCCAGCCACAGCCGGTCGATATCAGTAAAACCACTGACTGGAAAAGCCTGCTGAAAGGTCAGCGGCTGGCGGTCGGCGACCCGGATCATGTGCCTGCCGGCATTTATGCTAAAGAGGCGTTACAAAACCTGGGTGCCTGGGAGACGCTTTCTCCGGTGATGGCGCGTGCCAACAATGTGCGTGCAGCGCTGGCGCTGGTCGAGCGCGACGAAACGCCTTACGGCATTGTGTATGGCTCCGATGCGGTTGCCAGTAAAAAAGTGAAGGTAGTCGGAATCTTCCCGGCTGACAGCCACAAGCCGGTGGAGTATCCGATGGCGATTGTCAGCCAGCATCCTTCCGCCGCCGTCAGTGCCTTCTTTCAATACCTGAAAAGCCCGGAAGCGGCGGTCATCTTTAAACGCTATGGATTTGCACCGCGGACATGA
- the modB gene encoding molybdate ABC transporter permease subunit: protein MILSDAEWQAVELSLKVSTLAVICSLPLGILMAWILVRCHFPGKALLDSVIHLPLVLPPVVVGYLLLVAMGRRGFIGEWLYNWFGFSFAFSWRGAALASAVVAFPLMVRAIRLALEAVDTRLEQAARTLGAGRWRVFFTITLPLTLPGIIVGTVLGFARSLGEFGATITFVSNIPGETRTIPLAMYTLIETPGAEGAAARLCVIAIVLALASLLVSEWLARWGRKRLGA, encoded by the coding sequence ATGATATTGAGTGATGCCGAATGGCAGGCGGTTGAACTGAGCCTGAAAGTCTCCACGCTGGCGGTAATCTGCAGCTTGCCGCTCGGCATCCTGATGGCGTGGATTCTGGTGCGCTGTCATTTCCCCGGTAAAGCGTTACTCGACAGCGTCATCCATCTGCCGCTGGTGCTGCCACCGGTCGTGGTCGGTTATCTGTTGCTGGTGGCGATGGGACGACGCGGCTTTATCGGCGAATGGTTATATAACTGGTTTGGCTTCAGTTTTGCCTTTAGCTGGCGCGGCGCAGCACTGGCTTCGGCGGTGGTGGCCTTTCCGCTGATGGTCCGCGCTATACGTCTGGCGCTGGAAGCGGTCGATACCCGTCTGGAACAGGCGGCGCGTACGCTGGGAGCCGGGCGCTGGCGGGTATTTTTCACCATAACCCTGCCATTGACGCTGCCGGGTATTATTGTTGGCACCGTGCTGGGTTTTGCCCGCTCACTGGGCGAATTCGGTGCCACCATTACCTTTGTGTCCAATATTCCGGGTGAAACGCGCACGATTCCACTGGCGATGTACACGCTGATTGAAACGCCGGGTGCTGAAGGCGCGGCGGCACGACTCTGCGTCATTGCTATCGTGCTGGCGCTGGCGTCGCTGCTGGTTTCCGAATGGTTGGCCCGCTGGGGCCGTAAACGGCTGGGGGCCTGA